A region of Paenibacillus sp. JNUCC-31 DNA encodes the following proteins:
- the opp4C gene encoding oligopeptide ABC transporter permease — protein MTISSSSVTRSAAEAASPIKVPAKSSLWRLSLRRLLKNKLAVGGFIVVLLMFVACFIGPLFSPYTNNKINMAAMKQGPGIHHWLGTDALGRDVLTRVLMAGRISLTVGLASMVLSVFIGSLLGAIAGYYRGIVDQVIMRIADLLLTIPGLPLLFIFGALLSDWKVPPDSRMYIVMLMLSFVNWPGMARMVRGQMLSLREREFMQAAVVLGLRDRRKLFHHLLPNIVPLLIVMATLNIGGSILSESVLSFFGLGVMPPTPTWGNMIDAANNMIDFQQHPWLWIPPGLSIFVTVIAINIFGDGLRDVLDPKQKRR, from the coding sequence ATGACAATCTCTTCATCGTCTGTAACGAGAAGTGCCGCAGAAGCTGCCTCACCTATAAAGGTTCCGGCCAAATCTTCTTTATGGAGATTATCGCTCCGAAGACTGCTCAAAAACAAACTTGCCGTTGGCGGATTCATCGTGGTTTTGTTGATGTTTGTAGCCTGCTTTATTGGACCGCTATTCTCACCTTACACCAATAACAAGATTAATATGGCAGCGATGAAACAAGGTCCAGGCATTCATCACTGGCTTGGTACGGATGCGTTAGGCAGGGATGTGCTTACCCGTGTGTTAATGGCTGGTCGTATCTCGCTCACCGTTGGTTTAGCTTCCATGGTTCTATCCGTATTTATTGGCTCCTTGCTTGGAGCTATTGCCGGATATTATCGAGGCATTGTTGATCAGGTCATTATGAGGATTGCCGACTTGCTGCTTACGATCCCGGGACTGCCGCTGCTGTTCATTTTCGGCGCGTTGTTATCGGATTGGAAAGTTCCGCCGGATTCCAGAATGTATATCGTCATGCTGATGCTCAGCTTTGTCAACTGGCCCGGTATGGCCCGGATGGTACGTGGACAGATGTTAAGCTTGCGGGAGCGTGAATTCATGCAAGCTGCTGTTGTTCTTGGGTTACGTGACCGTCGTAAATTGTTTCACCATCTTCTGCCCAATATCGTACCGCTTCTCATCGTCATGGCGACTCTGAATATCGGAGGGTCCATTCTCAGCGAGTCGGTACTCAGCTTTTTTGGACTCGGTGTCATGCCGCCAACGCCTACATGGGGCAATATGATCGATGCGGCCAACAACATGATTGATTTTCAGCAGCATCCTTGGCTATGGATTCCGCCAGGGCTGTCCATTTTCGTGACCGTTATTGCCATTAACATTTTTGGTGATGGTCTTCGAGACGTATTAGATCCCAAACAGAAGAGAAGGTGA
- a CDS encoding ABC transporter permease has protein sequence MSTYIVKRMTYMVLILLAASVLIFSLYALTPGDYISSNIKLSPERKAELRELYGLDKSVIERYLIWMKNAVHGDFGYSLAQQKPVLALFNEYIWNSFLLAAVTTFLTWFIAVIIGVIAAYKQYSWFDTFVMIGIFAAMSVPSFFIGLFLIKLLAVDLKWLPPGGMMTTGSNATGLAYVKEVIQHMTLPVIVMTLLGVGSLTRYFRSNMIDVIKQDYIRTARAKGLKESKVLYTHALRNALLPAITLIGFELPSLFGGSLIIEKIFSWPGIGQLYMQSFSLRDYPLLMGFTMFIAILTVIGTLLSDVLYHIADPRVRLQ, from the coding sequence ATGAGCACTTACATTGTGAAACGGATGACATATATGGTTCTTATTTTGCTGGCCGCTTCCGTTCTGATTTTCAGCTTATATGCACTTACTCCTGGAGACTATATCTCCAGCAACATTAAACTGAGTCCTGAGCGCAAGGCCGAGCTGCGCGAATTGTACGGGCTGGACAAGTCCGTTATCGAGCGGTATCTGATCTGGATGAAAAATGCTGTACACGGGGATTTTGGATATTCATTGGCCCAGCAGAAGCCCGTGCTCGCGCTGTTCAACGAATATATCTGGAATTCATTCCTGCTGGCTGCCGTGACCACGTTTCTGACCTGGTTCATTGCGGTTATTATCGGTGTGATTGCCGCCTACAAGCAGTACTCGTGGTTCGATACTTTCGTGATGATAGGCATATTTGCAGCCATGTCCGTGCCATCCTTTTTTATCGGATTGTTTTTGATTAAACTGCTGGCGGTTGACTTAAAATGGTTGCCACCGGGCGGCATGATGACCACTGGAAGTAATGCTACCGGTCTGGCATATGTCAAAGAGGTGATTCAGCATATGACCTTGCCTGTAATTGTTATGACCCTGCTCGGAGTAGGCTCGCTTACCCGTTATTTCCGCAGCAACATGATTGATGTGATCAAGCAGGATTATATTCGAACAGCACGAGCCAAAGGGTTAAAAGAAAGCAAAGTGTTATATACTCATGCTTTACGTAATGCTCTTTTACCCGCGATAACATTGATTGGCTTCGAGCTGCCTTCCTTGTTCGGCGGTTCACTGATTATTGAGAAAATATTCAGCTGGCCCGGTATCGGTCAGTTATATATGCAATCCTTCTCGTTGCGGGATTACCCGCTGCTGATGGGCTTCACAATGTTTATCGCCATCCTGACTGTCATTGGAACGCTGCTGTCTGATGTGCTCTATCACATCGCAGATCCGCGTGTCCGCTTGCAATAA
- a CDS encoding ABC transporter ATP-binding protein: MSEPLLEIEHLKTYFPVRKGLLNRTVAHVKAVDDISITIHEGESFGLVGESGSGKSTVGRTIVRLTEKTEGQIRFQGVDLHHLSMQEVRKIRPQLQLIFQDPYSSLNPRIRIGDAIGEAVLDHGLATASEVRDLVKEVLGACGLSSYHIDRFPHEFSGGQRQRIGIARALILNPKLIIADEPVSALDVSIQAQIINLFRRLQQERGLAYLFISHDLSVVEHLCDRIGVMYLGSMVETASRDELFGNPLHPYTKALLSAVPVPIPKLKRERIVLKGDIPSPVNPPTGCKFHTRCPWAEDICKQQTPAYRNVGADHFVACHLV; the protein is encoded by the coding sequence ATGTCTGAACCTTTATTGGAAATCGAACATCTTAAAACCTATTTTCCAGTGCGTAAAGGCTTATTGAATCGTACAGTAGCCCATGTAAAAGCGGTCGATGATATCAGCATCACGATCCATGAAGGCGAGTCATTTGGATTAGTGGGTGAATCCGGCAGCGGCAAGAGCACCGTTGGAAGAACCATCGTACGCTTAACAGAGAAAACAGAAGGACAGATCCGTTTTCAAGGTGTAGACTTGCATCATTTGTCTATGCAGGAAGTGCGGAAGATCCGTCCACAGCTTCAACTTATTTTCCAGGACCCCTACAGTTCACTGAATCCGCGCATACGTATTGGTGATGCGATCGGGGAGGCTGTACTGGATCACGGATTGGCGACCGCAAGCGAGGTGCGTGATCTCGTCAAGGAGGTGCTCGGGGCCTGCGGATTGTCATCCTACCATATTGATCGTTTTCCCCATGAGTTCTCTGGTGGACAGCGACAGCGGATTGGGATTGCACGAGCTTTGATCTTAAATCCAAAGCTGATTATCGCAGATGAACCGGTATCTGCATTGGACGTGTCTATTCAGGCTCAGATTATCAACCTGTTCAGACGGCTTCAGCAAGAGCGTGGCCTTGCTTATTTGTTTATTTCGCATGATCTGAGTGTGGTGGAGCATCTGTGTGACCGTATTGGCGTAATGTATCTGGGTTCCATGGTCGAGACGGCTTCCAGAGACGAGTTGTTCGGCAATCCACTGCATCCGTATACGAAAGCCTTGCTGTCTGCCGTACCCGTACCAATTCCCAAATTGAAACGGGAACGAATTGTGCTTAAAGGGGATATCCCAAGTCCAGTGAATCCGCCAACTGGCTGCAAGTTCCATACCCGTTGTCCATGGGCAGAAGATATCTGCAAGCAGCAAACTCCAGCGTATCGGAACGTTGGAGCGGATCATTTTGTAGCCTGTCATTTGGTCTGA
- a CDS encoding ABC transporter ATP-binding protein, protein MQNMIEIEQLETHFYSEEGSVKAVDGVSLNVREGETVCIVGESGCGKSVTAMSIMGLIEEPAGKVVGGAIRFDGRDLLRESKSSLRAIRGNDISMIFQEPMSSLNPVLKIGEQLMEPLIVHLKMSKKQARARAIELIAEVGISRPEQIANSYPHELSGGMLQRIMIAIAISCNPKLLIADEPTTALDVTIQAQILDMLQHIKSQSGTSILMITHDLGVVAEMADYVVVMYAGKVVEEGEVVQLFESPKHPYTQGLLRSKPIINQRQDELYSIPGHVPDPLSLKDSCHFADRCEHCMSICTTQMPMLKQLGPGQKAACWLYEEALSHV, encoded by the coding sequence ATGCAAAATATGATTGAAATTGAACAACTTGAAACTCATTTTTACTCGGAAGAGGGCAGTGTCAAAGCCGTTGACGGCGTAAGCCTGAATGTACGTGAAGGGGAGACGGTGTGTATCGTTGGTGAATCAGGCTGCGGTAAAAGTGTAACTGCCATGTCGATTATGGGCTTGATCGAGGAACCAGCAGGCAAGGTGGTAGGCGGTGCGATTCGTTTTGATGGACGGGATCTGCTCCGTGAAAGTAAATCCTCGCTGCGTGCCATCCGGGGCAATGACATCTCTATGATTTTCCAGGAACCGATGTCCTCGTTAAACCCCGTGCTGAAAATCGGTGAGCAATTGATGGAGCCGCTGATTGTACACTTGAAAATGAGTAAAAAGCAGGCTCGCGCACGAGCAATTGAACTGATCGCCGAAGTTGGTATTTCACGCCCGGAACAGATTGCGAACAGCTATCCGCATGAGCTGAGTGGGGGCATGCTGCAGCGCATTATGATTGCCATTGCCATCTCATGTAACCCGAAACTGTTAATTGCGGATGAACCAACCACCGCACTGGATGTGACCATTCAAGCGCAGATACTGGATATGTTGCAGCACATCAAATCCCAGTCAGGAACCTCCATTCTGATGATCACACATGACCTTGGAGTTGTAGCCGAAATGGCGGATTATGTTGTTGTGATGTATGCAGGCAAAGTGGTGGAAGAGGGGGAAGTTGTGCAATTGTTTGAGTCTCCCAAACATCCATATACTCAGGGATTGCTTCGGTCCAAGCCAATTATCAATCAACGGCAGGATGAATTGTATTCGATACCCGGACATGTACCTGATCCACTATCCTTGAAAGATTCCTGTCATTTTGCTGATCGGTGTGAGCACTGTATGTCGATATGCACCACACAAATGCCGATGCTCAAGCAGCTTGGACCTGGACAGAAGGCTGCATGCTGGCTGTATGAGGAGGCATTAAGTCATGTCTGA